One Deltaproteobacteria bacterium genomic region harbors:
- a CDS encoding DUF89 family protein, producing ITGEFDPYKEIKKESTEKGLALYPSLKDEVEKSNDKLLTAIRIAIAGNVIDFGVNRNFNIEEEIDTVLKKDFAIFDYDKFKDYLDKSDEILYIGDNAGESVFDRILIEVMKKPVIYVVREMPVINDVTYEDAVQAGIDKVATILSSGTSAPGTVLETCNEEFKEIYRNSKFVIGKGQGNYEGLSDEKHLIFFLLKAKCWVIADDIGVNEGDIVLKGINI from the coding sequence ATCACAGGAGAATTTGACCCATATAAGGAAATAAAAAAGGAGAGCACCGAGAAAGGCCTGGCATTATACCCCTCTTTGAAGGATGAAGTTGAAAAGTCGAATGACAAGCTCCTTACAGCGATAAGAATTGCAATTGCGGGTAATGTGATAGACTTCGGCGTGAATAGAAACTTCAATATCGAAGAGGAAATAGATACTGTACTCAAAAAGGATTTTGCAATATTCGATTACGATAAATTTAAGGATTATTTAGATAAAAGCGATGAGATTCTGTATATTGGTGACAATGCCGGGGAATCTGTTTTTGATAGAATTTTAATAGAGGTGATGAAAAAACCAGTAATATATGTGGTTAGAGAGATGCCCGTTATAAATGATGTAACATATGAAGATGCCGTGCAGGCGGGAATTGATAAAGTTGCAACCATATTATCATCAGGGACAAGCGCGCCCGGAACTGTTCTTGAAACCTGCAATGAGGAATTCAAGGAAATATATAGGAATTCAAAGTTTGTAATAGGTAAGGGTCAGGGGAATTATGAAGGGCTTTCTGATGAAAAACATCTTATATTTTTCCTGCTAAAGGCAAAGTGCTGGGTTATCGCTGATGATATTGGTGTCAACGAAGGAGATATTGTACTGAAAGGGATAAACATCTAA